The proteins below are encoded in one region of Flavobacterium sp. IMCC34852:
- a CDS encoding ankyrin repeat domain-containing protein, which produces MKKTIIFAGLALVAFTNVALATNVSTTSHPTEVIMYDVTPLCNAIVKGDLATVKKFIEYGSDVNESTNGTTPLMLAARYNKVEIIKVLLDKGAKLDAKDEKGFTALKYAELSKANEAAAYLKQV; this is translated from the coding sequence ATGAAAAAAACAATCATTTTTGCAGGCTTAGCTCTTGTAGCTTTTACTAATGTTGCTTTGGCAACCAATGTTTCAACAACTTCTCATCCAACCGAAGTTATAATGTATGATGTTACGCCACTTTGTAACGCTATCGTTAAAGGAGATTTGGCTACCGTTAAAAAATTTATCGAGTATGGCTCAGATGTGAATGAATCTACGAACGGAACCACACCATTAATGTTGGCGGCTCGTTACAATAAAGTGGAAATCATTAAAGTATTATTGGATAAAGGAGCAAAATTAGACGCTAAAGATGAGAAAGGGTTCACCGCATTAAAGTATGCAGAGCTCTCAAAAGCCAATGAAGCGGCTGCTTATTTGAAACAAGTTTAG
- a CDS encoding DUF4294 domain-containing protein — protein MRKLFFLVFALSLTFNLKAQVTSDSIQKREVVNDENDTIVKDPILLEEVVVYKNKLSPAEKKEFLLLQNRVYKVYPYARTAADRLTVLNKNMDKMKTNKEKKKYFKIVEDYMENEFTAQLKKLSRKQGQILVKLIHRQTGYTTFELIKDYKSGWKAFWSNNTARLFDINLKTKYLPYEVNEDFLIESILDRAFNRGRLIPQKPAIPIDIDELTDHWEKQVLKK, from the coding sequence ATGAGAAAGTTATTTTTTTTAGTTTTTGCCTTGTCGCTAACCTTTAATCTTAAAGCACAAGTTACTTCAGATTCCATTCAAAAAAGGGAAGTGGTTAACGATGAAAATGACACCATAGTAAAAGACCCTATTTTATTAGAAGAAGTAGTGGTTTACAAAAACAAATTATCACCGGCAGAAAAAAAAGAATTCCTCTTGCTTCAAAACAGAGTTTATAAAGTGTATCCTTATGCTAGAACAGCTGCCGATAGATTGACTGTTCTTAATAAGAATATGGACAAGATGAAAACCAACAAAGAGAAAAAGAAGTATTTCAAAATTGTGGAAGACTACATGGAAAATGAATTCACTGCCCAATTAAAAAAACTCTCCAGAAAACAAGGGCAAATCTTGGTCAAACTAATACATCGCCAAACCGGTTATACCACTTTCGAACTCATCAAAGATTACAAAAGTGGTTGGAAAGCATTCTGGTCTAATAATACAGCCCGACTTTTCGATATCAATCTCAAAACAAAATACCTACCCTATGAAGTCAACGAAGACTTCCTCATAGAATCTATTCTTGACCGAGCATTTAACCGAGGAAGACTTATTCCTCAAAAGCCGGCTATACCAATAGATATCGATGAACTTACAGATCATTGGGAAAAACAAGTCTTGAAAAAATAG
- a CDS encoding phosphoribosylaminoimidazolesuccinocarboxamide synthase, translated as MNTITTTHFQFPGQKSVYRGKVREVYNINDEILVMIATDRLSAFDVVMPKGIPYKGQILNQIATKFMHLTSDIVPNWLIATPDPNVAVGHLCEPFKVEMVIRGYLSGHAAREYAVGKRVLCGVTMPEGLKENDRFPTPIITPTTKADNGSHDEDISREAILEKGIVSEADYLVLENYTRALYQRGTEIAANRGLILVDTKYEFGKTKDGVIVLIDEIHTPDSSRYFYADGYQERQNNNEEQKQLSKEFVRRWLIENGFQGKEGQQIPNMTDAYIESVSERYIELYENIIGEQFVKADISNINERIEKNVVDFLKS; from the coding sequence ATGAATACAATCACTACAACCCATTTTCAATTTCCGGGACAAAAATCCGTTTACCGAGGTAAAGTACGAGAGGTTTACAATATCAACGACGAAATTTTAGTCATGATCGCCACCGACAGACTTTCGGCCTTTGATGTAGTTATGCCTAAAGGAATTCCATACAAAGGTCAGATACTAAACCAAATTGCCACCAAGTTTATGCACTTGACTTCAGATATTGTTCCGAATTGGTTAATCGCTACTCCGGATCCAAACGTAGCAGTTGGTCATCTTTGTGAACCTTTTAAAGTTGAAATGGTAATCCGAGGTTATCTCTCAGGTCATGCAGCCCGTGAATATGCAGTCGGCAAAAGAGTGCTTTGCGGAGTCACCATGCCTGAAGGTTTAAAAGAAAATGATCGATTCCCAACACCAATTATCACTCCAACAACCAAAGCGGATAACGGTTCGCACGACGAAGACATATCGCGTGAAGCGATTTTGGAAAAAGGCATTGTTTCCGAAGCGGATTATTTGGTATTAGAAAATTACACCAGAGCTTTATACCAACGCGGAACTGAAATTGCAGCCAATCGCGGATTGATTTTAGTGGACACCAAATATGAATTTGGTAAAACCAAAGACGGTGTAATTGTTTTAATTGACGAAATCCATACACCGGATTCTTCGCGTTATTTTTACGCCGACGGTTATCAGGAAAGACAAAACAATAATGAAGAACAAAAACAATTATCAAAAGAGTTTGTTCGTCGTTGGTTGATTGAAAATGGTTTCCAAGGCAAGGAAGGACAACAAATACCCAATATGACCGATGCTTATATCGAAAGTGTTTCAGAGCGATACATTGAATTATATGAGAATATTATAGGAGAACAATTTGTTAAAGCTGATATTTCTAACATTAATGAACGAATTGAAAAAAACGTTGTTGATTTTTTGAAATCGTAA
- a CDS encoding M42 family metallopeptidase: MATKSILTKSSLTFLERYLNNASPTGYESDGQKLWMNYLKPYVDTFITDTYGSAVGVINPDAPYKVVIEGHSDEISWYVNYITDNGLIYVIRNGGSDHQIAPSKRVNIHTNKGIVKGVFGWPAIHTRNRGKEESATLHNIFIDCGCANKKEVEALGVHVGCVITYPDEFMILNGNKFVCRAIDNRMGGFMIAEVARLLKENKKKLPFGLYITNSVQEEVGLRGAEMITKTINPNVAIVTDVCHDTSTPMIDKKIEGDLEMGKGPVIAYAPAVHNTLRDLIVNTAQDKKIPFQRHATSRVTGTDTDAFAYSNGGVPSALISLPLRYMHTTVEMVHREDVENVIKLIYESLLKIENNDSFSYFK, encoded by the coding sequence ATGGCAACAAAATCTATACTTACCAAATCGTCGCTTACCTTTTTGGAGCGTTATTTGAACAATGCTTCTCCTACCGGTTATGAATCAGACGGTCAAAAACTTTGGATGAATTATCTGAAACCATATGTTGACACTTTTATTACCGACACTTATGGTTCTGCTGTTGGTGTAATTAATCCTGACGCACCGTATAAAGTTGTTATCGAAGGTCATTCGGATGAGATTTCGTGGTATGTCAATTACATCACCGACAATGGGCTTATTTATGTAATTAGAAATGGTGGTTCTGATCATCAAATTGCTCCTTCTAAAAGAGTTAATATACATACCAACAAAGGAATTGTCAAGGGTGTATTTGGATGGCCTGCCATTCACACCAGAAACCGAGGTAAGGAAGAATCGGCTACTTTACACAACATCTTTATAGACTGCGGTTGCGCAAATAAAAAAGAAGTTGAAGCATTGGGTGTTCATGTTGGTTGTGTGATTACATATCCGGATGAATTTATGATTTTGAATGGCAATAAATTTGTTTGTCGTGCCATTGACAACCGAATGGGCGGTTTCATGATAGCTGAAGTTGCACGACTTCTGAAAGAAAACAAGAAAAAATTACCTTTTGGATTGTATATTACTAATTCCGTTCAAGAGGAAGTTGGACTTCGCGGAGCCGAAATGATAACCAAAACCATTAATCCTAATGTTGCTATTGTGACCGATGTATGTCATGATACGAGTACTCCGATGATAGACAAGAAAATTGAGGGCGATTTGGAAATGGGGAAAGGACCGGTTATAGCTTATGCACCAGCCGTTCATAATACTTTGAGGGATTTGATTGTAAACACTGCACAAGACAAAAAAATTCCTTTTCAACGTCATGCGACTTCCAGAGTAACTGGAACAGATACTGATGCATTTGCTTACAGTAATGGCGGAGTTCCTTCCGCTCTGATTTCACTTCCTTTGCGTTATATGCATACCACTGTTGAAATGGTACATCGTGAAGATGTAGAGAATGTTATTAAGTTGATTTATGAGAGTTTGCTTAAGATAGAAAACAACGACTCCTTCTCTTACTTTAAATAA
- a CDS encoding SAM hydrolase/SAM-dependent halogenase family protein, translating into MSIITLTTDYGLKDHFVGALKGKLLTEYPEAVIVDISHHIDAFNIAEAAYIIGAAYGSFPKGTVHLIGVDIELSSQNQHIAMQWNDQYFVCADNGILSMLIQKIVPQKLVTINIHDRLPSDATDLDVFVKVACHLAKGGLLNVIGKEISTIKEVTELQAVAQDNQIKGYVIYSDHLGNAVTNISKKLFLEMGKGRPYEIKFKNQTIKTILPKYSDIVISEKYSWKDYEGEKLAIFNEAGFLEIAIFRSNPDTVGSASSLLGLTYRDLVTIDFKN; encoded by the coding sequence ATGTCAATAATTACCTTAACCACCGATTACGGATTAAAAGACCACTTTGTCGGGGCTTTGAAAGGAAAGTTGTTGACGGAATATCCCGAAGCGGTTATTGTTGATATTTCGCATCACATCGATGCTTTTAATATAGCGGAAGCGGCTTATATTATCGGAGCTGCTTATGGTAGTTTCCCAAAAGGAACAGTGCATTTGATTGGGGTTGACATTGAATTAAGTTCGCAAAACCAACACATTGCCATGCAATGGAACGATCAATATTTTGTTTGTGCCGACAATGGCATTCTCAGTATGCTGATTCAGAAAATTGTTCCTCAAAAGTTAGTGACTATTAACATTCACGACCGATTGCCCAGCGATGCTACCGATTTGGATGTGTTTGTAAAAGTAGCCTGCCATTTAGCCAAAGGTGGTTTGCTGAATGTTATTGGCAAAGAAATTAGCACCATTAAAGAGGTAACTGAATTACAAGCCGTTGCACAAGACAATCAAATCAAAGGCTATGTCATTTACAGTGATCATTTAGGCAATGCGGTGACTAATATTTCTAAAAAGTTATTTTTGGAAATGGGCAAAGGCCGACCTTATGAAATCAAATTTAAAAACCAAACCATCAAGACCATTCTTCCAAAATATTCAGACATTGTCATTTCTGAAAAATATTCCTGGAAAGATTATGAAGGCGAAAAATTAGCGATATTCAACGAAGCCGGCTTTTTAGAAATTGCCATTTTCAGAAGTAATCCTGATACGGTTGGCTCTGCAAGTTCGTTATTGGGATTGACTTATCGAGATTTGGTAACTATCGATTTTAAGAACTAG
- a CDS encoding PhoH family protein, whose product MNERIIELHDIAPKEFWGAQDAHLETIKRYYPKLKIVARGTTLKAFGEKEELDEFENRFNRLMLHFTRYNNIDDNVIDRVIQSNSQEEQRMPDHDKILVHGLGGKLIKAMTPNQQKLVDYVAKNDMVFAVGPAGTGKTYTGVALAVKALKEKQVKRIILTRPAVEAGENLGFLPGDMKEKLDPYMQPLYDALRDMIPPQTLEDYILKGIIQIAPLAFMRGRTLDNAFVILDEAQNTTHSQMKMFLTRMGKNAKFIITGDPGQVDLPRRTISGLKEAILVLKDIEGIGIIYLDDKDIVRHRLVKKVIDAYKSIENNDY is encoded by the coding sequence TTGAACGAACGTATCATTGAATTACACGACATTGCACCCAAAGAATTTTGGGGCGCTCAAGATGCTCATCTTGAAACCATTAAAAGATATTACCCTAAACTCAAAATCGTAGCCCGAGGCACTACCCTGAAAGCTTTCGGAGAGAAAGAAGAGTTAGATGAGTTCGAAAACCGTTTTAACCGTCTGATGTTGCATTTTACCCGCTACAATAATATTGATGATAATGTAATTGATCGAGTGATACAAAGCAATTCACAAGAAGAGCAACGCATGCCCGATCATGATAAAATTTTGGTACATGGTTTAGGAGGAAAACTCATCAAAGCTATGACGCCCAACCAGCAAAAGCTGGTAGATTATGTGGCTAAAAATGATATGGTATTTGCCGTTGGACCGGCCGGAACCGGGAAAACCTATACCGGTGTGGCTTTGGCTGTAAAAGCTTTAAAAGAAAAACAAGTCAAAAGAATCATCTTAACTCGCCCGGCGGTTGAAGCAGGAGAGAATCTTGGTTTTTTGCCCGGAGACATGAAAGAAAAACTAGATCCGTACATGCAACCTTTATACGATGCTTTGCGTGACATGATTCCGCCACAAACTTTGGAAGACTATATTTTAAAAGGAATCATTCAAATTGCACCTCTGGCTTTTATGCGTGGACGAACGTTAGACAATGCTTTCGTAATCTTGGATGAAGCTCAGAATACTACGCATTCTCAAATGAAAATGTTTTTAACCCGTATGGGTAAAAATGCTAAGTTCATTATCACCGGTGATCCGGGACAAGTAGATTTACCAAGAAGAACCATTTCCGGTTTGAAAGAAGCTATTTTGGTTTTGAAAGACATTGAAGGCATAGGTATCATTTATTTGGATGACAAAGACATTGTTCGCCATCGATTGGTGAAAAAGGTAATTGATGCTTATAAGAGTATTGAGAATAACGATTACTAA
- a CDS encoding putative quinol monooxygenase has protein sequence MFVRIVKMSFHEENIPKFLENFDSIKEKIRGSEGNRFLELYQDKYNPCIFFTYSYWETEEDLENYRRSALFDEVWTFTKQLFNDKPEAWSVDKLVSLT, from the coding sequence ATGTTTGTCAGAATAGTAAAAATGAGCTTTCATGAAGAAAATATTCCGAAGTTTTTGGAGAATTTTGATAGCATCAAAGAAAAAATAAGAGGTTCAGAAGGCAATCGTTTCCTTGAATTGTATCAGGACAAATACAATCCCTGCATTTTCTTCACCTACAGTTATTGGGAAACCGAAGAGGATTTAGAAAATTACAGACGTTCGGCTTTGTTTGACGAAGTTTGGACATTTACCAAACAACTATTCAACGACAAACCGGAAGCCTGGAGTGTGGATAAGTTAGTTTCACTAACTTAA